One Ranitomeya variabilis isolate aRanVar5 chromosome 4, aRanVar5.hap1, whole genome shotgun sequence genomic window, gccaccgcattgtactgatggagctgccagcggggcctccgggctttaaggagatgccggaggagccccgactgcatgaagatacgccactgccgccccacagcaccagaggccccacactgcagaagaggagccgccgccccacagcacagcagccgccgctcccagcacagagaccccacgctgcagcgctacgatgaggtaatgggggatactcactttcctgtgagacgccccctcgtcgtcatcaggaccactccccacccccccaaaaggcacatattcaccggccctataagacgacatagggtgtataagaagacccccgacttttaagaagattttatattttaactggtaaagttggggggtcgtcttatacgcccagtcatcttatacgccggaaaatacggtactcggATGGGGctgtgtgtgtagtgtctgcaacataaaaggctgtgtatatggagactgtaatatggcatgcggtcacccagggaaactgcacatgggaagtctggcctgttgagactgtaaatctaaagccatatgatatgtattactatgaactggtgtgaattgaacactgataatatacactgaagttatatgcatttgtgtgaattggactttaatgctgtgaggaaacacattaaagagacttttgtgttggaactttgtgggtcactgcctcttcaccacGTACGATGCCACTACAATCTTACAAGAGGAAGAAGTACATGCTTTTGATGGCTAGCACTCCTACTTATTATAGTGTGAAGCTGTCCACATGTAAGTGTATTCTTTCAGACCAAATTTTGGTCCATATAAAATcaaggagacatgtctgattttaacCCGAGTCTCAGATAAAACTCACAAGTGCAAGTCTATtcgtcaggccatgttcacacgttcagtctttggtcagtattttacatcagtatttgtaagccaaaaccaggagtgggtgataaatacagaagtggtgacgtgtttctatgatacttttcctctgactgctccactcctggttttagtttataaatgctgaatgtgtgaatgtggtcttTATATAGGCCTAAAAACTGACCAAATTTCATCATAGCATGTCATCCAAGTTTTTCTcgtatgtgaaaaaaaaagtttctccttcttCTCTTAGTAACAGTTTGTGAAAATCTGTGCACTGGGATGGCATTTGAATATTGTCTGATTtttccacggacccatagacttgcattttcTATTTTAATCCGACACTTGGATCAACatcagacatgtctctgtgatttttcactttttcttttctttaCAGGGGAAATTTCTTGATAAACTTGGAGTATGGAATGTTGCAGGACCTAATAATTTTCTACAAAAAATATTAATGCCTAAACTAAAGGAAGATCCGGAGATCTTCACAAAAGACTTACAATTTGGAGGCGTGCCGGTGAGAGTCTATCAGCCCCGATCTCCTTCAGCTGGTGGCAGAAAAGGAGTCATGTTCTTCCATGGAGGAGGATTCATGTTGGGGAGTATCGGTAAGCAAATAAAACTGTGTGGTTTAAAGATTGATCTTCTGTATGAAGGGACGTACTTACTTATTTAATTGTCTGATGGTTCATCCATTCAGCTGtataagggtatatgcacatgatgtctttttgaGGTGTGATTGGAACAAGTTTGTTCTGAAACTCGCCTAAAAAAATCACCCAGTAACACAAACAAGAATGTACATATGTATTTTGATATAAAAATGACTTTCTATTCATATGTTGAAGCTTTTGAGCGTCTTTTAACCTATTCAGGTTTCCTAAGATACCAAGCGGTTAAAAAAAGTGACACGACCATTCTTCGTCATTTACCTCTTTCAAAATGCTCCAATACAAGTCAGTGGGAAAGCTCAAATGATTTCGGGCATATTTGTAAAAGTTGTGTGTTTTTGCTTGAgtggttggagcgcccccagacacagggccgaggggtactcggtatcgggcctctctgtctcggtcctggggttgtgacgatggctagacccggtccgtgaccctgctaaggggcgtccaatgaaaggtgtgatggtggtgcgtggtgcaagtcgcgatgaataacgaggacacaaggttgcagtctctttacctctttactgaaagcttcagggtccacaatccagagcactgctaacagggttggctgagaccggccggtccgaaagcacatccagagttccctttgcaggtggaaatcagtgcctaccttctagcgcctgtgtgttgcagtacctccctgctgagcactacgggatagtcctcacaactgttgtgtctgtttctgatgttctttctcacaactctcgtttctgttctgatgttctttctccgtcccccagatgatttggctaggacgcacccgtatgacgggtaggcctggagttcatccgggaccctagagtcgcccctctcccacaattgcctcctatgtctgcttaggtgatttaggtgagacagccaacctaaagtcaactgccctgccgctgtttgaagtaatgcttggagcccaatacttcctcggcgttccggccaccggctacgcgcatcagtaggatgttgccacgatcttaaggcacgactcctactggttctattctcctttgtgctgtaatctcgtttctcacttctccacaataaacctcgcttcttatcctttcttaagataccgccgcaatcaggtgcaggtgcggttccgtaacttctgtccttttcgctaggcctctgtcaggatcccacccctgacagggacccccctgaatcttcccctgcaacaccctctgccacaggatgttgcctggatcaaacccagtcagcttctgtctaacttcctatccaacccccagttttaccaaattgtgaggagtggcctaatacatagaaccctttgctccccctggaggccagagtgtgaagtataatgtgtgactgtgatacctggtcaggtgaactccttaagtgccatcagacgtaccatcactccgcttagtggcggagcgtcagtactgcaacgaccaggactctggggcgctgcagtaccaCTAGGAGATTCTTCTTTGTTGAATTAAAAAATAAGTGTGTTAAAATCATTgggaaaatgctgaaaaaaatgttgcaaaagaCATTTCAGGAGAGGAAAATGCCATCATTTTCTAAACGATTTCCTGACATCTGGATTTTGAATCCTAAGCAGTAGTGATGAGTGTTCTCAACAATGTTCGATACTTGATAGAGCATCAGGGTGCTCGGGCACGCTTGATACTCGATCAAATATTGGGGGTGCTCGAGCGCCATGCTCGAGTCCTCAGCCTGAGTGTTTCACGGCTGTTAGAAAGACAATGAACATGCAGTGATTGTCCGCCATACACGGTAATgacgtagccatgttggctactggcactaCTGTGATTGATCAGTCGCATCACGTGACGCGATGCTCGGCACACTCTcccctggaagcagttcagggagaCTTGTTAGGAGGGAGAGCAGAGATTTATGTGTGTCCCCCTACATATCATAAagttgcaccctttagtgccttttatGTGGTGCTAAATggtgtttttaacctttttttaaacctattaaatagacatatatattttttaaatgatgTGAGGCCCCCTATTTTAGATAACCGGCCAAGCACaaatagacagctgggggctgatgataTCAGCCTTGTAAGGTTCATGCATATTAGGCTTTCCTAGTCTAAAAATAACAACCCACAActgccccagaattggcgcatcacattagatttgccaattctggcgcttttctCAGCTTTTCCCTATTGCCCTGTtgtggtggcaattggggtaatatttttgggggttaatgtcagctgtgtaatgtcagtcggcatcaagcccagaggttagtaatggagaggtgtctatcagacacccccattactaatccagtagtaataataaaaaaacacacacaaaagactcccccacaaaaatccctcgttcaccaatttattaaaaaaatgttcccacaaaGCTTCTCCGTCATAGTCCATATTCTTCGCATCCGACTTCGGCATCTGTGAATAGGAGTAAAGTTACCGTTATTCACAGGCACCGGGTAGTGATGACAACTCTCATCAGTGCCGCTGGCTCAATGCTGCGCTCAGAGAGAAAAATTCTCAAGTTCCGTTGTACTTATTACTCGAATTGAGCCCGTCTGTGCCTCCTACCTGCTCTATTCGAGtaccgagcactcgagcatttttttGGAGTTTGCCACCATCCATTGTCGTCTGAAGCTTTCATCCTTGCAAACTACTGTGATTTCTTCAAACCTTCTAACATGCTGCTTAACTCTTTGCTTGTTTCCTGATGATTAACCCATCTTTTGCCATAAGCATCACCCGCTTTTATGAGAATCTGTTCACATTATGTTGGATCCTGCAGTGGATTCTGCTACCTTCAGTAGCTCtcacataagtgagtacacccctgacatttttgtaaatattttattatatattttcatgggacaacactgaagatacgaCACTTTGTTACAATGTAAAGtattcagtgtacagcttgtataacagtgtaaatttggtgtaccCTCTAAATAACTCACACATAGCCATTAATGTCTTAACCACTGACAAAAAAGATGGACACTAATAACTAATCTCTTGTTTATTTGGTTTAGACACCCATGAAAGTTTATGCCGATACGTAACCAAGAATTCCGGAGCCGTGGTTGTTTCTGTTGGGTGAGGTGACAACATTCCTTTAACATTTCCTGATGGTTTAATGTAATGATGTAGTGATGATGATATGGGATTTTTACCACTTCAGTTTGCAGGTATAGTGACAATTAGTGTGGATAAAAGGGAGTTGTCTAAAGCACCCAATCCGATAACAGCTGATCATAGTTGAAATCTGATTGttttttggggggacctgctgcaaCTATATTCATTTTCATACAAAATGCCTGTAGGGGAGATCGatttaaaagcaaaaaaaatgcagaaaatatccAAGACAATAACTCAAATTTCAGCTCCCATTTTGGGAAAACGAAGGCTGTATTTCCAAGTATTTTAACTAAAATACTGTAATGAAGGAACAGTGCTACCTGCTCCAGACAACATCTGTCCTTGTACAGAGGATTCCCAGCTCAGGACCACTATCACTTAGGGCATGTGCAGAAGATCCAGAagtgcagcgctttggacacagcgcatGTAAGTAAGCAGCGTCCATACCCTTAGCGTCCAAAGTAGCTaaaaaaatgtttctccatctGAGGGACTTAGCTTGACCATTGGTCATGTGCATTGGGTCATACTTTGGGCTTAATTTATAATACTTTATGCAAGATGACTACAAACTATATGAAATGGGTTGAGGTGGTAAACAATGCATATGGTGATCTTTATTATCCAAATATTGACCCTTGTTTACTAAACGACAAAGGTCCAAtataaaatgttttttgttttttaatattttagGTACCGCCTAGCACCAGAACACAGATGCCCGGCTGCAATTGATGACTGTGTCTTGGCTACAGTTCACTTTCTGGACACGGCGCAAGAACATGGAGTTGATCCTTCTTCTGTTATAATATGTGGAGACAGTGCCGGGGGCAATTTTACAGCAGTGGTTTGTCAAGCTCTTGTGGGTAGATCAGATATTCCAAAGCCTCTTGCCCAAGTGCTGATATACCCAGTGCTCCAGATGGCTGACTTCAATTTACCTTCGTACCAACAAAACAAGATGGTCCCATTGTTAAGCCAAGAACATGCTCTACTCTACATAATTACCTATATAGGTAGTGATCCTTCCTTATCAAAAGAAATGATAAAGGGCAGCCATGTTCCTCCTGAAATAAGACAAAAATTAAGTAAGTGGTTGAGTTCTGAGGAATTTAAGGTTAAAGGCTACAGACCTCACATCATGGCGCCCTTTAATAAAGAGATTTATGAGAAAGTTAAGATAACTCTTGACCTTCCATGTTCCCCATTGTTGTCTGATGATGCTGTATTCCGGCAACTACCACAGGCCTACATACTAACATGTGAGTTTGATGTTCTTCGTGATGATGGGATACTATACAAAAAACGTCTGGAGGACAATGGAGTCTCGGTCACATGGTATAATCTTAAAGATGGCTTCCATGGAATTGTCAACTGTTTTAATGAACCCGACATGGTGTCTGGAAATCTGGCTTTAGATAATGTTATTACTTACATTAAAAACCTTTGAAACCTTGTATGGTGAAAATTTTTGAGATCTTCCAGTTTTTGGCTTCATGTTAAGATTAGTGATTCGATCCGTGGAGGATGAGTTggagtcgaatttcctgaaatttgccatTTCATTTGATTTCGAACATTTTGAGATACGATTTACCATTCACAAAATAAATTTCAAAAAACTTGGTACCATTTACCACACTACTGGCACATCAGAGAACAAGCTAACGTGATTTTGCATCGCTGAACTGACTTTTCCATAAGGACCTGCAGCTGAAACATCTAGCTGATTAtcttaccttgtacagtggtgatcTGTACCTGGACCATCACAAATCAGCACTTCCCAGCTGAGCATAGTTATATATGACagggtcattttccatctccagagaatctctcttttgtagagtgtaagccTTTATAGTCCGGGGTCCTGTAGAGTCGAGAGGAGGGATTTCTTGATAGAATCTGGTAATATCTTGCGCGGCAAGTGAGTACACTGGGCAGCAGCGTAAGACGTTAGCAGTGCAGCCGCTGATTGGCTGAATGTGCTATCGACATCTAAATGCTATTGGTCAACTGTCAGCTAATAGACAGGAGagatgagagaggtgcaggcagataAGCGTGCTTCCTACATACCAAACAGTATCTGAGGAAACGTGTCGGGTTtcggcaccactccagcattagaaCACATAGGTGTATGACTACATATCAGACAGTATATTATTCCTTGCCGTTTTTACCACCTTGCTAACTTCTTGTTCTCTCTTTAGCCCGGACATAGATTTCTTGTTTCAGCATGGTCATTGAGTGTTTGTTACTAATTCGTATACTATAAATCATTTATAGCCAAGTAACTTCTCAATTTTTATTTCATTATACTTTTTGTGGGCTGACAGTTTTAATGACTTGAACATGGCACTTTTGCATTATTTAGTGGTTTAATAAGTATATTCAATTTCAACATATATGTATTTTGTGCTTACGTTGTACTGTCTTCTACTGCTTGGCCTGGCGCTCTTTCCAATGTATTTAACATTTTTGTCTACTTGCAAACAGTATATGCCATTCAATAAATGAATTTACATTTCTTTGACTGTCTAGCTCGTATTTATACAGGATGCACAGTATATACAAACAAGACTAATCCTCAATGCGCCATTCTGCGGTGGCAAGGGAGCTGGTTTCTTCAATTTGGAACAAATCTCACATGATTACAGCTCAGGCTGGAGTTTTATAGTTCCTCAGTGCTCCCATCTAAGCCCTGGAGTGGTGCAGCTTAATAGCCAATGATTACTAATTCCCACTGCTAGCTAACTAAGGTGCAGGCATTCACTTAACGCAACCTCATCCTGTAACTGTCTGTGCCATCTGTGAGTCTGACCCCAACTGGCAGAAAATTCCTTTTCTTTTATAGTCCCTCAGACTCTACGGGATCATTAGGATGAACGTAATGTTAACCCCATGCTGACCCGTGACCAGCCATCTCATTTGCAGCCTAATGTAACTTCTATCTAATATAACACAGTGCAAAATACTCACCAGCTACTGGCGGAACTTCAAACCCTTAACCCACCACCCAGCAATATCCTGCAATGGATATTCTTAGGGCGTATTTCACTTGCAAATTCTAGTGATGTCAGCATTCACCCACATAACTCAATGAGGACTATCATCTTTCAGTCTCAAATCTGTTGCATCATAATgataatgtaataattataggggattactcaggagactctttgcgtggaacaagacaacaggacacagttttataagtggtaaagtctatattatcacacggtgattcaagcaggtgcagagagaaactcaagtccacaacacttggtgcaaataataaacgcagcttagcagtctataggaaacttcagaggaaaatgcaatcacgcagaaagtctatgaagcacagttattcttgaggaaacttgacatgaatagatccttgacttagtccagacacagatagatatgctattaggcagttaaaatcatatcttagctcaaccagggaggcctggttaatagtctcaggttttgcagagcagaaacagcttacatgtccagcaaatgcagatggaagtaacacgagcagcagatgaagg contains:
- the LOC143764575 gene encoding arylacetamide deacetylase-like 4, producing MLGVIVIFLVLGILLFLGVTWYESSKAEYPPGIANPKFLRTVHTFVVGSFILGKFLDKLGVWNVAGPNNFLQKILMPKLKEDPEIFTKDLQFGGVPVRVYQPRSPSAGGRKGVMFFHGGGFMLGSIDTHESLCRYVTKNSGAVVVSVGYRLAPEHRCPAAIDDCVLATVHFLDTAQEHGVDPSSVIICGDSAGGNFTAVVCQALVGRSDIPKPLAQVLIYPVLQMADFNLPSYQQNKMVPLLSQEHALLYIITYIGSDPSLSKEMIKGSHVPPEIRQKLSKWLSSEEFKVKGYRPHIMAPFNKEIYEKVKITLDLPCSPLLSDDAVFRQLPQAYILTCEFDVLRDDGILYKKRLEDNGVSVTWYNLKDGFHGIVNCFNEPDMVSGNLALDNVITYIKNL